In Streptomyces seoulensis, the following are encoded in one genomic region:
- a CDS encoding polyamine ABC transporter substrate-binding protein: MDQYEPDRLTPPQLAAVRRSLRSGRAALTRRSLLRASAGGVLTAGALGALSACGIPAAGRTPGGTSADDRSAREKTVNFSNWTEYIDVDDSGKHHPTLEAFRKKTGISVRYTEDINDNNEFFGKIKPQLAAGQETGRDLIVLTDWLAARLIRLGWVQKLDPANLPHAFANLSTQFRTPDWDPGRAYSYPWQGISTVIAYNKKALDGIEVRSVSDLLDNPKLKGRVGFLSEMRDSVGMTLLDMGKDPADFTDDDYDAAIARLQKGVDKGQIRRFTGNDYTSDLAKGDFAACVAWAGDVVQLKADSPDVDFVIPDSGYVTSTDNMLIPNKARHKTNAERLIDFFYEPEQAAALAAYINYVTPVENVKPWLAKIDRDAADNPLIVPDKAMQAKSHAFRSLSQKEETAYEEKFAKLTGA, from the coding sequence ATGGATCAGTACGAGCCCGACCGCCTCACCCCGCCCCAGCTGGCCGCCGTGCGGCGCAGTCTGCGGAGCGGGCGGGCGGCCCTGACCCGCCGGTCGCTGCTGCGGGCGTCGGCCGGAGGCGTGCTCACGGCCGGCGCCCTGGGCGCGCTGAGCGCCTGCGGCATCCCGGCGGCCGGACGGACCCCGGGCGGCACCTCGGCGGACGACCGCTCGGCCCGGGAGAAGACGGTGAACTTCTCCAACTGGACCGAGTACATCGACGTGGACGACAGCGGCAAGCACCACCCCACGCTGGAGGCGTTCCGGAAGAAGACCGGGATCTCGGTCCGGTACACCGAGGACATCAACGACAACAACGAGTTCTTCGGCAAGATCAAGCCGCAGCTCGCCGCGGGCCAGGAGACCGGCCGCGACCTGATCGTCCTCACCGACTGGCTGGCCGCCCGGCTGATCCGGCTCGGCTGGGTGCAGAAGCTGGACCCGGCGAACCTCCCGCACGCCTTCGCCAATCTCTCGACCCAGTTCCGCACCCCCGACTGGGACCCCGGCCGCGCCTACTCCTACCCCTGGCAGGGCATCTCCACGGTCATCGCCTACAACAAGAAGGCGCTGGACGGCATCGAGGTGAGATCCGTCTCCGACCTGCTCGACAACCCCAAGCTGAAGGGCCGGGTCGGCTTCCTCTCCGAGATGCGGGACAGCGTCGGGATGACCCTGCTCGACATGGGCAAGGACCCGGCGGACTTCACCGACGACGACTACGACGCGGCGATCGCCCGTCTCCAGAAAGGCGTCGACAAGGGCCAGATACGCCGCTTCACCGGCAACGACTACACGTCCGACCTCGCCAAGGGCGACTTCGCGGCCTGTGTCGCGTGGGCCGGTGACGTGGTCCAGCTCAAGGCGGACAGCCCCGATGTGGACTTCGTCATTCCGGACAGCGGTTATGTGACGTCGACGGACAATATGCTGATCCCCAACAAGGCACGTCACAAGACGAACGCCGAGCGGCTGATCGACTTCTTCTACGAACCCGAGCAGGCCGCCGCGCTCGCCGCCTACATCAACTACGTCACTCCGGTCGAGAACGTGAAGCCCTGGCTTGCGAAGATCGACCGGGACGCGGCGGACAATCCGCTGATCGTCCCCGACAAGGCCATGCAGGCGAAGTCCCACGCCTTCCGCTCCCTGAGCCAGAAGGAAGAGACGGCCTACGAAGAGAAGTTCGCGAAGCTCACAGGGGCGTGA
- a CDS encoding ABC transporter ATP-binding protein, whose protein sequence is MTRMKTTTDGSGDVRLSGIGKTYGSFTAVHPLDLTVPQGSFFALLGASGCGKTTTLRMIAGLEEPTCGTVHLGDLDVTGLPPYKRPVNTVFQSYALFPHLDIFENVAFGLRRRGIKSVKKQVEEMLELVQLGEQARKKPHQLSGGQQQRVAVARALINHPKVLLLDEPLGALDLKLRRQMQLELKRIQTEVGITFVHVTHDQEEAMTMADTVAVMNAGRVEQLGSPAELYENPGTTFVANFLGTSNLIEAEVDSRGGGDLVLRAGDGKLLLPEARCSAPAPAGGKLLVGIRPEKIALTHADDAGSVPEGRNRLTGTVADASFIGVSTQYVIDSPVAGALAVYAQNVERDTRLVPGAEVVLHWNPAHTFALDAAQDIDAGTEEEAAV, encoded by the coding sequence GTGACGAGGATGAAGACGACGACAGACGGCAGCGGCGACGTCCGCCTCTCCGGCATCGGCAAGACGTACGGCTCCTTCACCGCCGTGCACCCGCTGGACCTCACCGTGCCCCAGGGCTCCTTCTTCGCGCTGCTCGGCGCCTCCGGCTGCGGCAAGACCACCACCCTGCGCATGATCGCCGGGCTGGAGGAGCCGACCTGCGGGACCGTGCACCTCGGTGATCTCGACGTCACCGGGCTGCCCCCGTACAAGCGGCCGGTCAACACGGTGTTCCAGTCCTACGCGCTCTTCCCGCACCTCGACATCTTCGAGAACGTCGCCTTCGGTCTGCGCCGGCGCGGCATCAAGAGCGTGAAGAAGCAGGTGGAGGAGATGCTGGAGCTGGTCCAGCTCGGGGAGCAGGCGCGCAAGAAGCCGCACCAGCTCTCCGGCGGCCAGCAGCAGCGCGTCGCGGTCGCCCGCGCCCTGATCAACCACCCCAAGGTGCTGCTGCTGGACGAGCCCCTCGGCGCCCTCGACCTCAAGCTGCGCCGCCAGATGCAGCTGGAGCTCAAGCGCATCCAGACCGAGGTCGGCATCACCTTCGTCCATGTCACGCACGACCAGGAGGAGGCCATGACCATGGCCGACACGGTCGCCGTGATGAACGCGGGCCGCGTCGAGCAGCTCGGCTCGCCCGCCGAGCTGTACGAGAACCCGGGCACCACCTTCGTCGCCAACTTCCTCGGCACCTCCAACCTGATCGAGGCGGAGGTCGACTCCCGCGGCGGCGGTGACCTCGTGCTGCGTGCCGGGGACGGCAAGCTGCTGCTGCCCGAGGCGCGCTGTTCGGCGCCCGCCCCGGCCGGCGGCAAGCTGCTGGTCGGCATCCGCCCCGAGAAGATCGCGCTCACCCACGCCGACGACGCGGGCTCGGTCCCCGAGGGCCGCAACCGCCTCACCGGCACGGTCGCCGACGCCAGCTTCATCGGCGTCTCCACCCAGTACGTGATCGACAGCCCGGTGGCGGGCGCGCTCGCGGTGTACGCGCAGAACGTCGAGCGGGACACCCGGCTCGTGCCCGGCGCCGAGGTCGTCCTGCACTGGAACCCGGCGCACACGTTCGCGCTGGACGCGGCACAGGACATCGACGCCGGCACCGAGGAAGAGGCGGCCGTCTGA
- a CDS encoding ABC transporter permease, with protein sequence MPTLAEAPPPLAPPEPAKPPRKRGRFTPYWLLLPGILWLVVFFALPLVYQASTSVQTGSLEQGYKVTWHFATYWHALAEYWPQFVRSVLYAAAATVLCLLLGYPLAYLIAFRAGRWRNLIMILVIAPFFTSFLIRTLAWKTILADNGPVVHALNTLHVLDVTGWLGWTAGDRVLATPLAVVCGLTYNFLPFMILPLYSSLERIDGRLHEAAGDLYARPWTTFRKVTFPLSMPGVVSGTLLTFIPAAGDYVNAELLGSTDTRMIGNVIQTQFLRVLDYPTAAALSFILMAAILAMVTLYIRRAGTEDLV encoded by the coding sequence ATGCCGACCCTCGCCGAGGCGCCCCCGCCGCTCGCCCCGCCCGAGCCCGCGAAGCCGCCCCGCAAGCGCGGCCGCTTCACCCCGTACTGGCTGCTGCTGCCCGGCATCCTGTGGCTGGTCGTGTTCTTCGCGCTGCCGCTGGTCTACCAGGCGTCGACCTCGGTGCAGACCGGGTCGCTGGAACAGGGCTACAAGGTCACCTGGCACTTCGCCACCTACTGGCACGCGCTCGCCGAGTACTGGCCGCAGTTCGTCCGCTCGGTGCTCTACGCGGCCGCCGCGACCGTGCTCTGCCTGCTGCTGGGCTACCCGCTGGCGTATCTGATCGCGTTCCGCGCCGGGCGCTGGCGGAACCTGATCATGATCCTGGTGATCGCGCCGTTCTTCACCAGCTTCCTGATCCGCACCCTCGCCTGGAAGACGATCCTCGCGGACAACGGGCCCGTGGTGCACGCGCTGAACACCCTGCACGTGCTGGACGTGACCGGCTGGCTCGGCTGGACGGCCGGGGACCGGGTGCTGGCCACCCCGCTGGCGGTGGTGTGCGGGCTGACGTACAACTTCCTCCCCTTCATGATCCTGCCGCTGTACAGCTCGCTGGAGCGGATCGACGGGCGGCTGCACGAGGCGGCCGGGGACCTGTACGCCCGGCCCTGGACCACCTTCCGCAAGGTGACCTTCCCGCTGTCGATGCCCGGCGTGGTCTCCGGCACCCTGCTCACCTTCATCCCGGCGGCCGGCGACTACGTCAACGCCGAGCTGCTCGGCTCCACCGACACCCGCATGATCGGCAACGTCATCCAGACCCAGTTCCTGCGGGTGCTGGACTATCCGACGGCCGCCGCGCTCTCCTTCATCCTCATGGCCGCGATCCTGGCCATGGTCACGCTCTACATCCGCCGGGCCGGGACGGAGGACCTCGTCTGA